The Paucidesulfovibrio gracilis DSM 16080 genome contains a region encoding:
- a CDS encoding substrate-binding domain-containing protein, producing MKHVRVLALMMILCLFAATAAQADSLMMATTTSTDNTGLLDYLAPKFQEDTGIELKWTAIGTGKALKMGQNCDVDVLLVHAPAAEQKFIDSGFGSERRQLMYNDFVIIGPASDPGKVKGMKVADALAALAESQTKFVSRGDDSGTNKKEISLWKAAGMAVPDKAAWYVQSGQGMIATIKMAEELGGYTMTDRGTYIKYSASNDGNPPLKVLVEGDEVLFNQYSVLLLDAKHCPDARHDLAATFAEWMASEKTQTDIADFRMLGQKLFIPNAD from the coding sequence ATGAAGCATGTCCGCGTTTTGGCTTTGATGATGATTTTGTGCCTCTTTGCTGCAACCGCCGCCCAGGCGGATAGCCTGATGATGGCCACCACTACCAGCACAGACAACACCGGCCTGCTGGATTATCTGGCTCCGAAGTTCCAAGAGGATACCGGGATCGAGTTGAAATGGACCGCTATCGGGACCGGTAAAGCCTTGAAGATGGGGCAAAATTGTGACGTTGACGTGCTCCTCGTTCACGCCCCGGCCGCGGAACAGAAGTTCATCGATAGCGGTTTCGGCAGTGAACGGCGTCAGTTGATGTACAACGATTTCGTGATTATTGGACCCGCATCGGATCCTGGTAAGGTCAAAGGTATGAAGGTGGCCGATGCGCTGGCCGCGTTGGCGGAATCCCAAACCAAGTTTGTGAGCCGTGGCGATGATTCCGGAACCAACAAAAAGGAAATATCGCTTTGGAAGGCCGCTGGTATGGCCGTGCCGGACAAGGCAGCCTGGTATGTCCAGTCCGGACAAGGCATGATCGCCACCATTAAAATGGCTGAGGAATTGGGTGGGTACACCATGACCGACCGCGGAACGTACATTAAGTACTCCGCCAGCAATGACGGCAATCCGCCTCTGAAGGTGTTGGTGGAAGGCGACGAAGTGCTCTTCAACCAGTATAGTGTGCTGTTGCTGGATGCCAAGCATTGCCCGGATGCCCGCCATGATCTGGCGGCCACGTTCGCGGAGTGGATGGCCTCGGAAAAGACCCAGACGGACATTGCTGATTTCCGTATGCTCGGTCAAAAGCTGTTCATTCCCAACGCTGACTAG
- a CDS encoding energy-coupling factor ABC transporter ATP-binding protein, with the protein MKRDQVFELCHLRQEYAGRTALQIPELRIPEGCILGISGHNGSGKSTLLRLLAFLETPVHGRVVYRSQPDLPSARARRRITLLTQEPYLLTRSVAANVAYGLRVRGGLDERTLQHRVEEALEMVGLPASLFTHRSWRALSGGEAQRVALAARLVLRPDVLLLDEPTSSLDPDNAQRLLDAALLARDEWGVTLVVVSHDANWLKAVSDGVLFIQRGEVVSMPEFCCSL; encoded by the coding sequence ATGAAGCGTGATCAGGTCTTCGAGCTTTGTCATCTGCGGCAGGAATATGCTGGTCGGACAGCTTTGCAAATACCGGAACTGCGCATCCCGGAAGGGTGCATTCTCGGGATTTCCGGACACAATGGATCGGGAAAGAGCACGCTGCTTCGCCTTTTGGCGTTTTTGGAAACGCCTGTTCACGGTCGGGTGGTGTACCGAAGCCAGCCCGACTTACCGTCGGCCAGGGCGCGGCGGCGGATCACCCTGCTGACCCAGGAGCCGTATTTGTTGACCCGTTCCGTTGCTGCCAACGTAGCCTATGGACTGCGGGTTCGTGGCGGGCTGGACGAACGGACCCTGCAACACCGCGTGGAAGAGGCGTTGGAAATGGTTGGGTTGCCTGCAAGTTTGTTTACGCATCGCTCCTGGCGAGCGCTTTCCGGCGGCGAGGCGCAACGTGTGGCCCTGGCTGCTCGGTTGGTGCTGCGACCGGATGTGTTGTTGCTGGATGAACCCACAAGCAGCCTGGATCCTGACAATGCCCAGCGCCTCCTGGATGCCGCGTTGCTGGCCAGAGACGAGTGGGGGGTCACCTTGGTGGTGGTCAGCCATGATGCTAACTGGCTGAAAGCCGTGAGCGACGGCGTGCTGTTTATTCAGCGCGGCGAAGTGGTTAGCATGCCGGAATTCTGCTGTTCTTTGTGA
- a CDS encoding response regulator, translating into MNDSDRRLVILIVDDEEINLKVLSGFVESFGYDYRLSDSGHDALEMLDQADLVLLDVMMPDMDGFEVVRRIRKIPGYQDLPVIMATALSDQRDRLDAVSAGASDFITKPVDATELRIRLDAHLRLKRYHDQVMRYQDNLERLVAERTQALEEAQAATVAAHLETLRRLSQAAEYKDEETAQHIERMSRYCALMAEKLGMDKEEVDLVLHASPMHDIGKIGIPDSILLKPGPLTPEEWDIMKTHTVIGAGILDSPSSVYLEQGRIIALSHHEKWNGSGYPRGLAGEDIPLYGRICAVADVFDALTSRRPYKQPYSNEKALSIMREGRGTHFDPDLLDLFMDNIDSVFAIQRQYRD; encoded by the coding sequence ATGAATGATTCAGATCGGCGGCTGGTGATCCTCATCGTGGACGACGAGGAAATCAATCTCAAAGTACTTTCAGGGTTTGTTGAAAGTTTCGGGTATGATTACCGGCTGTCGGATTCCGGGCATGATGCTTTGGAAATGCTCGACCAGGCCGATCTGGTGCTGCTTGATGTCATGATGCCGGATATGGACGGCTTCGAGGTGGTGCGCCGCATTCGCAAGATTCCGGGGTATCAGGATCTCCCCGTGATCATGGCAACGGCTCTTTCAGACCAGCGGGACCGGCTTGATGCCGTGAGCGCCGGGGCCAGTGATTTCATTACCAAACCGGTGGACGCCACGGAACTGCGTATCCGGTTGGATGCTCATTTGCGACTGAAGCGCTATCACGACCAGGTCATGCGCTATCAGGACAACCTGGAGCGGTTGGTGGCCGAACGGACGCAGGCGCTCGAGGAGGCGCAGGCCGCCACGGTCGCAGCTCACCTTGAAACGTTGCGACGCCTATCCCAGGCTGCGGAGTACAAGGACGAGGAAACCGCTCAGCACATTGAGCGGATGAGCCGGTATTGTGCGCTCATGGCCGAAAAGCTCGGGATGGATAAGGAAGAGGTGGACTTGGTGCTGCATGCCAGTCCCATGCACGATATCGGCAAGATAGGCATCCCGGATTCCATTCTCTTGAAGCCGGGTCCGCTGACGCCCGAGGAATGGGACATCATGAAAACACATACCGTCATTGGCGCAGGCATACTGGACTCCCCATCCTCGGTGTATCTTGAACAGGGGCGCATCATTGCGCTGAGCCACCATGAAAAGTGGAACGGTTCCGGTTATCCGCGAGGTTTGGCCGGCGAGGATATTCCCTTGTATGGCCGCATCTGCGCCGTGGCGGACGTCTTTGACGCCCTGACTTCCCGACGGCCGTATAAGCAGCCGTATTCCAATGAAAAGGCATTAAGCATCATGCGGGAAGGCCGGGGAACCCACTTTGATCCCGATTTGCTTGATTTGTTTATGGACAACATAGACTCCGTGTTCGCCATTCAGCGGCAATATCGCGATTGA
- a CDS encoding ABC transporter permease, with product MDFIAQGILEAFRLLWLGDPQTWSAVRTTVAVSSLSIACSLLLGAPLGFALGYYEFPGKRVTRLLVDTLLSLPTVVIGLLVYAFISRQGPLGSWNLLFSIQGVAVGQTLLGLPIVMAMTATAVEGQDRRLRQTLLTLGASPFQVLLTTLVEARFAVALAAMAAYGRIVSEVGISMMVGGNIKWHTRTITTAIALETGKGEFGMGVALGLVLMLIALLVNLLAAGVRRTARQ from the coding sequence ATGGATTTTATTGCCCAGGGAATTCTAGAAGCTTTTCGACTACTCTGGTTGGGAGACCCGCAGACGTGGTCTGCGGTGCGTACCACGGTGGCTGTTTCTTCTCTTTCCATTGCATGCAGTCTCCTCTTGGGCGCCCCGCTGGGGTTTGCCCTGGGGTATTATGAGTTTCCCGGCAAACGGGTCACGCGTTTGCTGGTGGATACGCTTTTAAGTCTGCCTACCGTCGTGATCGGATTGCTGGTTTACGCGTTCATCTCACGCCAGGGACCGCTTGGCTCCTGGAATTTGCTTTTCAGTATCCAGGGCGTAGCCGTGGGCCAGACGCTGCTGGGTTTGCCCATTGTGATGGCAATGACGGCAACGGCCGTGGAAGGGCAGGACCGGCGGTTGCGGCAGACGTTGCTCACGTTGGGAGCGTCTCCTTTTCAGGTGCTGTTGACCACGCTTGTGGAGGCCCGGTTTGCCGTGGCTTTGGCGGCCATGGCCGCCTATGGGCGAATCGTTTCCGAAGTCGGCATTTCCATGATGGTGGGCGGCAATATCAAATGGCATACCCGGACCATCACGACAGCCATTGCTTTGGAAACAGGCAAGGGGGAATTCGGCATGGGCGTGGCCTTGGGATTGGTGCTCATGCTCATCGCCCTGCTGGTGAATCTGCTGGCTGCGGGTGTTCGAAGGACGGCACGGCAATGA